In Pseudomonas coleopterorum, the genomic window TACTGCTCGCATGAAGCTGGGGCAATAACATGCACGGTGAATCTCCGATCAAGCGCCGCGAATCGCGCAAAATATGGGTCGGCTCGGTACCGGTGGGGGGCGATGCGCCCATCGCCGTGCAGAGCATGACCAACACCGACACCAATGATGTCGATGCCACTGTCGGGCAGATCCAGCGCCTGGTCGATGCCGGCGTCGACATCGTGCGCGTGTCCGTGCCCGACATGGACGCCGCCGAAGCCTTCGGGCGCATCAAGCAGCGCGTCAGCGTGCCGCTGGTGGCCGACATCCACTTCGACTACAAGATTGCCCTGCGCGTGGCCGAGCTGGGTGTGGACTGCCTGCGTATCAACCCCGGCAACATCGGTCGCGAAGACCGCGTGCGCGCCGTGGTCGATGCCGCGCGCGATCGTGGCATCCCGATCCGCATCGGCGTCAACGCAGGCTCCCTGGAAAAGGACCTGCAGAAGAAGTACGGCGAACCGACCCCGGAAGCACTGGTCGAGTCCGCGCTGCGTCACGTCGAGCATCTGGTGCGTCTGGATTTCCACGACTTCAAGGTCAGCGTCAAGGCTTCCGACGTGTTCATGGCCGTCGACGCCTATCGTCTGCTGGCCAAGCAGATCATCCAGCCGCTGCACCTGGGGATCACCGAAGCCGGAGGCCTGCGTTCGGGTACGGTCAAGTCGGCGGTCGGCCTGGGCATGCTGCTGGCCGACGGCATCGGCGACACCATCCGCATCTCGCTGGCGGCCGATCCGGTGGAAGAGGTCAAGGTCGGCTACGACATTCTCAAGTCGTTGCGCCTGCGTTCGCGCGGCATCAACTTCATTGCCTGCCCCAGCTGCTCGCGACAGAACTTCGACGTGGTCAAGACCATGAACGAGCTCGAAGGCCGTCTCGAAGACCTGCTGGTGCCGCTGGACGTCGCGGTCATCGGTTGTGTGGTCAACGGTCCGGGCGAAGCCAAGGAGGCCCATGTCGGCCTCACCGGCGGCACGCCGAACCTGATCTACATCGACGGCAAGCCGTCGCAGAAACTGACCAATGACAACCTGGTGGATGAGCTCGAGAAGCTGATCCGGCAGAAGGCTGCGGAAAAGGTCGAAGCCGATGCGGCGTTGATCGTTCGCGGCTAACAGGGATTTTTAAGGATATTTTGTGAGCAAGACTCTGCAAGCCATTCGTGGCATGAACGACATCCTGCCGGAGCAGACGCCGCTGTGGCGTTACTTCGAAGGCACTGTGGCCGGTTTGCTGGACGGTTACGGCTACCGCCAGATCCGCATGCCCATCGTCGAGTTCACCGACCTGTTCAAGCGCTCCATCGGCGAAGTCACCGATATCGTCGAAAAGGAGATGTACACCTTCGAGGATCGCAACGGTGATTCCCTCACGCTGCGCCCCGAAGGTACAGCAGCCTGTGTCCGCGCGGTGCTCGAACATGGCCTGAGCGGTGGTGGCCAGGTGCAGAAGCTCTGGTACATGGGCCCGATGTTTCGCCATGAACGGCCGCAGAAGGGGCGCTATCGCCAGTTCCACCAGATCGGCCTGGAAGTGTTCAATCTCGACGGTCCGGATATCGACGCCGAGCTGATCGTGCTGACCTGGCGCCTGTGGAAACTGCTGGGCATTCGCGACGCGGTCACCCTGGAACTCAACAGCCTGGGCACCAGCGAAGCCCGCGGTCGCTACCGCGAGGCGTTGGTGGAATTTCTCACCGCGCACCTGGACCAGATCGACGAAGACAGCCAGCGCCGCCTGAAGACCAACCCGTTGCGCGTGCTCGATACCAAGCACCCGGAAACCCAGGCGGTTTTGGTCAACGCGCCGAAGCTGGCCGATTATCTCGACGAAGAGTCGCGCGTGCATTTCGAGGGCTTGAAGGCGCGTCTGGATGCCGCCGGCATTCCCTACGTGATCAACCCCAAGCTGGTGCGGGGCCTGGACTACTACAGCAAGACCGTTTTCGAGTGGGTCACCGACAAGCTGGGCGCTCAGGGCACCGTCTGTGCCGGCGGCCGCTATGATGGCCTGGTCGAGCAGATGGGTGGCAAGCCGACGCCGGGCGTGGGTTTTGCCATGGGCATCGAACGTCTGATCCTATTGCTCGAAACCCTGGAGCAGGTGCCCGAATCCATTGCCCGGCAGGTCGACGTCTACCTCTGCGCTTTCGGCGAACAGGCCGAGTTGGCAGGTCTGACCCTGGCCGAGCGGCTGCGCGACCAGGTGCCGGGCCTGCGCCTGATGGTCAACGCCGGTGCCGGCAGTTTCAAGAGCCAGTTCAAGAAGGCCGACAAGAGCGGTGCCTTGTACGCCTTGATCCTGGGGGACGACGAACTGGCCCAACAAGTGGTAGGTTTCAAACCCCTGCGCGGCCAGGGCGAACAACAGAACATTGCCTGGTCGGCGTTGGCCGACCATCTGGCGACCTGCGTTGTGCAGGGCTGAATCAAGCAAGCATCAAGCATTTGCGCGAATAGGAGCATTGGGGTGTCGAGTACCGAAGACGAACAAATGGGCGAACTCAAGGACTGGTGGCAGCGTAACGGCAAGCCCCTGGTCACCGGTGGCCTGCTGGCCCTGGTGGTCGTGTTCGGCTGGCAAGCCTGGACCCGCTATCAGAGCAACCAGTCGCAGAGCGCTTCCAACCTGTACCAGCAGTTGCTGGAAGCCAGCCTGACCCCGACCGGCAAGCCCGATACCGCCCAGGTGGCAGACCTGGCCGGCAAGCTCAAGAACGAGTTCGGCGGCACTGCCTATGCGCAGTACGCCAGCCTGTTCCTGGCCAAGGCCGCCGTCGATGCCGGCAAGCTCGATGATGCCGCCGCCGAACTCAAGACGGTGGTCGACAAGCCGGTCGACACCACCCTGGGCGAAGTGGCACGTCAGCGCCTGGCGCAGGTCATGGCCGCGCAGAACAAGGCCGAAGACGCCTTGAAGCTGCTCGACGGCGATGCCGACAAGGCGTTCCTGGCAGCCCGCGAAGAACTCAAGGGTGACCTGCTGGTGCAACTGGGCCGCAGCGACGACGCCTATGCCGCCTATCAAAAAGCCAAGGCTGCGCTGTCCGATGAAGCGGCGGTGGGTGGCCTTCAAATCAAGCTCGACGACCTGGCCAAAGGGGATGCGTGACGTGATCCGTTGGAAACATGCAGCATTGCTGGCCCTGGCCTTGATGGCCGTGGGTTGCAGCAGCAACAGCAAGAAGGAACTGCCCCCGGCCGAGCTCACCGACTTCAAGGAAGAAGTGTCCTTGCAGAAGGTCTGGAGCCGCGGTATCGGCGACGGCCAGGGCAAGACCTACAACATGCTCGTGCCGGCGATCGAGAACGATCGCATCTACGCCGCCGATGTGAACGGCGAAGTGGTCGCGATGAACCGCATGACCGGCGACGTGCTGTGGAAGAAAGACCTGGACCAGCCGGTTTCCGGTGCCGTGGGCGTGAGCTACGGCCTGGTGACCCTGGGCACCTTGCGCGGCGACGTGATCGCACTCGACGCCGACACCGGTGAGCAACGCTGGAAGAAACGCGTGAACAGCGAAGTGCTGGCACCACCGGCCAACAACGGCAACGTCGTGGTGGTGCAGACCCAGGACGATCGCCTGATCGGTCTGGATGCCAGCACTGGTGATCAGCGCTGGATCTACGACAGCACTCCAGCGGTGTTGACCCTGCGCGGTACGGGCGCCCCTCTGGTGACCAACCAGCTGGCGATCGCCGGTCTGTCGACTGGCAAGGTCGTGGCTCTGGACATCTCCAACGGCGTGCCGGTCTGGGAAGCTCGGGTCGCCGTGCCTCAGGGGCGTTCCGAACTGGATCGCGTGGTCGACATTGACGGCGGCCTGCTGTTGTCCGGCGGCACGCTGTATGTGACCACCTACCAGGGCCGCATGGCCGGCCTGGACCTGGAAAGCGGGCGTGTGCTGTGGCAGCGCGATGCTTCCAGCTACGCAGGTGTCGCGCAGGGCTTCGGCAACGTCTACACCAGCCTGGCCTCGGGCACCGTGGAGGGCGTCGACGAGCGTTCCACTACCGCCCTGTGGAGCAACGACCAACTGGCGCGTCGCCAGCTGTCGGCTCCCGAAGTGTTTTCCAGCTACATCGCGGTGGGCGACCTGGAAGGTTACGTCCACCTGCTGAGTCAGGTCGACGGTCGTTTCGTCAGCCGTACTCGGGTCGACAGTGACGGTGTACGGGCTCGCCCGCTGGTCGTTGGCGACATGCTTTATATTTACGGCAACAGTGGCAAGCTGGAAGCCCTGACCGTCAAGCAGTGATTGACTATGCTTCCAGACACCCACGGGTGCCTGGAAGCCGCTTCGTTTGAAGCGCCTCGAACTCCGGCCGCTGCCTGCAGCGGCCTTTGTATTTTCTGAATCAACGCAGTGGAGAGCCGCATGGTTCCCGTAATCGCCCTGGTGGGCCGACCCAACGTCGGTAAATCCACCATGTTCAACCGCCTGACCAAAAGCCGTGACGCCATCGTCGGCGACCTGTCTGGTCTTACCCGTGATCGCCAATACGGTGAGGCGCGCTGGCAAGGGCGTTCCTACATTCTGGTCGACACCGGTGGTATTTCCGGTGACGAACACGGCATGGACGAGAAGATGGCCGAGCAGTCGCTGCTGGCCATCGAAGAAGCCGATGTCGTGATGTTCCTGGTCGATGCGCGCGCGGGTTTCACCGCCGCCGACCAGATGATTGCCGAGCACCTGCGCAAGCGTAACAAGCGCTCGCTTTTGGTCGCCAACAAGGTCGACAACGTCGACCCCGAGATGGCCAAGGCCGAATTCGCCCCACTGGGCATGGGCGACGCCATCCCCGTGGCCGGTGCCCAGGGCCGCGGTGTCAACGCGCTGCTCGAAGCCGCCTTGAGCGAGTTCCCGCGCGACGAGGAAGAAGTCGACCTCAACGCCGAGGTGGCCGAGGGCGAGGAAGCCGTGCGCATTCCGGGCCCGAGCGAGAAGGACGGCATCAAGATCGCCATCATCGGTCGACCCAACGTCGGCAAGTCGACGCTGGTCAATCGCATGCTCGGCGAAGACCGGGTGATCGTCTATGACCAGCCAGGTACGACTCGCGACAGCATCTACATTCCCTTCGAACGCAACGAAGAGAAGTACACGCTGATCGACACGGCCGGTGTGCGCAAGCGCGGCAAGATCCACGAGGAAGTGGAAAAATTCTCGGTGGTCAAGACGCTGCAGGCGATCAAGGACGCCAACGTGGTGATCTTCGTCATGGATGCACGCGAAGGCGTGGTCGACCATGACCTGAACCTGCTGGGCTTCGCCCTGGAAACCGGGCGCGCCATCGTCATCGCGCTGAACAAGTGGGACGGCATGCAGCCCAGCGAGCGCGACTATGTGAAGGTCGAGCTGGAGCGGCGGTTGTTCTTCGTCGACTTCGCCGACATCCACTTCATTTCGGCGCTGCATGGCACCGGCGTGGGCAACTTGTATGCTTCGGTGCAGGCATCGTTCAAGTCGGCGATCACCCGCTGGCCGACCAGCCGCCTGACCCAGATCCTTGAGGACGCGGTGCAGGAGCACCAGCCGCCGATGGTCAACAGCCGCCGGATCAAGCTGCGCTACGCTCACCTGGGTGGTGCCAACCCGCCGTTGATCGTGATCCACGGCAATCAGGTGGAGAAGGTACCGAAGTCGTACGTGCGCTATCTGGAAAACACGTATCGCCGCGTGCTTAAGCTGGTCGGTACGCCGATCCGTATCGAGTTCAAGGGTGGCGAGAACCCGTACGAAGGCAACAAGAACACGCTCACCGACCGCCAGGTCAACAAGAAGCGTCGCCTGATGTCGCACCACAAGAAAGCCGACAAAAAGCGCCGCGACAAGCGCTGACAGACCGCGGTGGTGCTGGACGCGGCTCGCGCCGCTGCTACAGGGGAATGTGTAACCCGTATCAGCGGTGCATGCGTTCCATCAGGCCCCCCGCAATCCCTGTAGCAGCGGCGCAAGCCGCGTCGGCGGTGCATGCGGTCTGCCTGCTACACTGGGGAACGTTTTCCCAGGGAGCGGCCCATGATCAGCAGCAAGCTGCCGAATGTCGGCACCACCATCTTCACCACCATGTCCCAGCTCGCCGCACAAACCGGCGCTTTGAACCTGTCTCAGGGCTTTCCTGATTTCGACGGTCCGCCTGCCTTGCTCGAAGCCGTCGGGCGCCATGTGCTGGCCGGGCATAACCAATACTCGCCCATGACCGGTCTGCCCGCCCTGCGCCAACAGGTTGCGGTCAAGGTCGAGCGCTTGTACGGGCGTCGTGTGGATGCCGAAAGCGAAATCACCATCACCCCCGGCGCCACCCAGGCGATTTTCTGCGCGATTCAGGCCACCATTCGCCACGGCGATGAAGTGATCGTGTTCGATCCGTGCTACGACAGCTACGAGCCTGCGGTCGAACTGGCGGGCGGGACGTGCGTGCACGTGCAACTGAATGCTGCGAATTTCAGCATCGACTGGCAGCAACTGGGCCAAGCGATCAACGCGCGTACCCGAATGATCGTGATCAACTCGCCACACAACCCAAGCGGGGCCTTGATCACTGCCGCCGAACTCGACCGCCTGGCGACCTTGATCGCCGACCGCGACATCTACATCCTCAGCGACGAGGTCTACGAGCACCTGGTATTCGATGGCGTCGCCCATGCCAGCGTGCTGGCCTGCGAGCGGCTATACGAGCGGGCGTTCGTGGTCAGCTCGTTCGGCAAGACCTATCACGTCACCGGCTGGAAAACCGGCTACGTCATCGCACCGCCCGCGCTGATGGGGGAGCTGCGCAAGGTGCACCAGTACGTCAGTTTCTGTGGCGTCACGCCCTTGCAGCATGCCTTGGCCGAGTACATGGCTGAACACCCCGACCACGTGGATGCGTTGCCTGGGTTCTATCAGGGCAAGCGCGATCTGCTCTGCGATCTGCTGACCGATTCGCGGTTCACGTTTGTGCCCACGCCCGGCACCTATTTTCAACTGGTCGACTATTCGGCGATCCGCCCCGACCTCAACGACGTCGACATGGCACAGTGGCTGACGCGTGAGCATGGGGTGGCCAGCATTCCGGTTTCGGTGTTCTATCGCACGCCGGTTGCGGACCAACGCCTGGTTCGCTTGTGTTTCGCCAAACGTGAGGAGACGCTGCGCGAGGCAGCCCACAAACTATGCCGAATCTGACGGAAGCAACCCTGGCCGAGCAGGCCCCTGAACTAAGAATCGCGCTGATCCAGACCCAGCTGGCCTGGCACGACCGCGAGGCCAATCTCGAACACTTCGATACCTTGCTGGAACAAGCCCAGGGCGCCGATCTGGTGGTCTTGCCCGAGATGTTCACCACTGGCTTTTCGATGGAGTCCGAAAGCCTGTGCGAGCCCGAGAATGGAGTAACCCACGACTGGCTGCTGGCGTGGGCCAACAAGCTCGATGCGGTGGTCACCGGCAGCGTGATCGTCCAGGCTGCCGATGGCAGCCACCGCAATCGCCTGCTGTGGGCCTGCCCGGATGGGCGGATGCTGCACTACGACAAGCGTCATCTGTTTCGCATGGCGGGGGAGCACGAACACTACAGCCCCGGCGAGCGGCAAGCCGTGTTCGCCGTGAAGGGCTGGCGCGTGCGTCCGTTGATCTGTTACGACCTGCGTTTTCCGGTATGGAGCCGAGATGGCGAGGGTACCGACCTGCTGTTGTACACGGCCAACTGGCCGGGCGCTCGACGCATGCACTGGAACCGCCTGCTGCCGGCCCGTGCGATCGAGAACCTCTGCTACGTGGCGGCGGTGAATCGGGTGGGCACCGACGGCAAGGGCTTTGCCTACACGGGTGACAGCCAGTTATTGGACTTTCAGGGCGAGACCCTGTTGTGCGCGGGTGAGGCCGACGGCGTGTTTCATGCCAGCCTCGATGCCCAGGCCCTGCACGCCTATCGCAGCAAGTTCCCGGCCCACCTGGACGCTGACGAATACGAGTTGCGCTAGGAACGCTCATGCCTGACACACCGCGGTGTGTTTTTTGCGGACAATGACCGCTCCTGCGAGGTAGCGCAGGCATAAAAAAACCGGCCCTGATGGGCCGGTTCTTGCGCGGCTACCCGTATCAGGCAGCTTTCGCTTCCTGCTGGCTCAGCGAGCGATTCAGTGCGCTGAACAGCGCCTTGAAGCTGGCGGTGGTGATGTTTTCATCCACGCCTACGCCATGCACCGGACGTCCACCGGCCACACGCAGCTCGATATAGGCAGCGGCCTTGGCGTTGGTGCCAGCGCCAATGGCGTGTTCGTTGTAGTCCATGATCTCGACCGCGACCGGCATGGAGGCGACGAGCGCTTCCAGGGCGCCGTTGCCCTTGCCGCGCCAGTGCTGGGTTTCACCGTCGCTGTGCACTTCCACGTCAACCGCACTGTTGCCGTTCTCTTCCTGCAACCGATGGCTGATCAACGCATAGGGCGTGTTGGCCTGCAGGTACTCCTTGCGCAACAGCGCATAGATCTGCTGAGCGGTCATTTCAAGGCCCAGGCGGTCGGTCTCGCCCTGTACTACCTGGCTGAACTCGATCTGCATGCGACGCGGCAGGCTGATGCCGTATTCCTGTTCGAGCAGGTAGGTGATGCCACCCTTGCCCGACTGGCTGTTGACGCGGATGACTGCTTCGTAGCTGCGACCGATGTCGGCCGGGTCGATCGGCAGGTAGGGCACTTCCCACACCGTGCCTTCCTTCTGCTGGGTGAAACCCTTGCGAATGGCGTCCTGGTGCGAGCCGGAAAATGCGGTATGGACCAGATCACCCACGTACGGATGACGCGGATGCACCGGCAACTGGTTGCATTCCTCGACCACCTTGCGGATGCCGTCGATGTCGGAGAAGTCCAGCTCGGGATCGACGCCCTGGGTGTACAGGTTCAAGCCAAGAGTCACCAGATCGACGTTACCGGTCCGCTCGCCGTTGCCGAACAGGCAGCCTTCCACGCGATCTGCACCGGCCATCAGGCCCAGTTCGGTGGCGGCCACGCCGGTGCCACGGTCGTTGTGGGTGTGCAGGCTGAGCAGCACGCTGTCGCGACGGGTGATGTGACGGCCGAACCATTCGATCTGATCGGCATAGATGTTCGGGGTGGACACTTCCACGGTCGCCGGCAGGTTGAGGATCACCTTGTTCTGCGGCGTGGGGTTCCACACTTCGATCACCGCATCGCAGACTTCCTTGGCGAACTCGAGCTCGGTGGCGCTGAACGTCTCCGGCGAATATTGAAAGGTCCACTGGGTTTCCGGCTGCTGCGCTGCGTATTTGACGAACAGCTTGGCGGCATTCACCGCGATGTCCTTGACGCCTTGTTTGTCCTGGTTGAAGACGATCTTGCGGAAGGACGGCGAAGTGGCGTTGTACAGGTGAACGATGGCTTTCTTGGCGCCCTTGAGCGATTCGAAGGTGCGCGCGATGAGGTCTTCACGGGCCTGGGTCAGGACCTGAATGGTCGTGTCGTCCGGGATATGGCCCTCTTCGATCAAGGTGCGCACGAAATCAAAATCGGTCTGCGACGCGGAAGGGAAGGAGGCTTCGATTTCCTTCACGCCCACGGCGACCAGGGTTTTCCAGAAGCGCAGTTTCTTGACCGCATCCATGGGTTCGATCAGTGACTGGTTGCCGTCGCGCAGGTCGGAGCTGCACCAGATGGGCGCGGCGGTGATGGACTTCGACGGCCAGGTGCGATCGGGGAGGTCGATAGTCGGGAACGCGCGGTACTTCTGCGACGGGTCTTTGAGCATGGACATGGTGAAAATCCTTGGTGAGCAGCCTGGGGAAAGGGCCTGCCGGTCATTCGAAAAGGTGAGGGGCGAGGCGACGCGTTTCAGCCAGGCAGTCGTGCACTGACCAGGCAGAGGCTGCGGTGCTGGCGGAGCTGGATGAGGGTGTGGGCGGTTTTCATGACCTCAACCCTAACCACTGGGGTGAAAAATGGCAAGGGTATTGGGGAAAATGGTAGGAGAGTTGGCTATCTTGGAGCAGGCGAGATTTTATTGCTGAAGATTTGGAAAGGGGTGCCAGAGATTGCGTGGCTTCAAGGGGCCACGCAATGCGTTGGGTCGACGGTGAGGCCTTCGCGGGCAGTGCCCGCTCCCACAGGTCAAGCAGTGCTGAGAGGATTTGCGGTGGATCAAGGCTGGAAGGCGTTGATGAAGATTGCCGGATCGACCCGGGCATCGTTCAGGCTGACGTTCCAGTGCATGTGCGGCCCGGTGGCGCGGCCTGTGGAGCCTACGCGTCCGACCACGGCGCCGCGCACCAGGTCCTGGCCGACCTTCACGTCGATCTTTGACATGTGGCAGAACATGCTGATGAACCCCTGCCCATGGTCGACGAACACCGTGTTGCCGTTGAAGAAGTAGTCGCCTACCAGGATCACCTTGCCATTGGCAGGCGTCTTGATCGGCGTACCGGCGGGCACCGCGAAATCCAGGCCGGAGTGTGGATTGCGCTCCTCGCCATTGAAGAAACGGCGTACACCGAACTTGCTCGACAAGGGGCCGCTGACCGGCTTGTCCAGCAGCAGATTGCTCGGCGTGCCGGGGCTGAAGCTGCGGTAGGCGCGCAGCTGTTCGGCGAGTTCGCCGTCGATGCGCTTGATGTCCGCCGGGTTGGGATTGACCTGACGGGTATTCTTCAAGGTGATCCGCTGTTCGGGGTACTTCTTGCTGCCAATCTCGAAACCGATGGCGCGACCGGCCACGCTGACCTGCGCCTGGCCAGGCTTGGCGGTCAACGGGATGCCGACGATCGCGCGCCAGGTACCTTGCTCATTGACCACCAGCACGCGCTTGCCATCGTAGGTCGCCTTGGGCGCCTGGCTGGCGTTGCCCAGATCCACCACCGCCACGCCGCCTGGCACCGGCTTGTTCAGCAGCCGGGTGATGTAGCTGTCCGCCTGAGCGAACGAGGACAGGCACAACAGCAGGGCGACAACGAGAAAACGCGGCATGGATCAATCCAGTAAAGAAAGGGTAACGGGCGTGAGGTGATTGTCTTCCACCCGCACTTCAAGCTCGCCTTCGCCCAATCTTGCGACCAGGCGCTGACCGCGCTGGGTCTGCTCGGCGCTGCGGATGGCTTGCCCATGTTCGTCGAGCAGAATGCTGTAGCCGCGCCCGAGGGTTGCCAGCGGGCTGACCACGTGCAAGGTCTGCACCTGACTCTGCAACTGCTGGCGACGGTCCTTGAGCGCGTCACGCATGGCCCGCGGCAAGCGCTCGGCCAGGCCGTCCAGGCGCTGCTTGAGCAGGCGCAGCACACGGTCCGGATGCTGCCCGGCCAGGCGTGTCTGCAACTGCGCCAGGCGATGCGCACGCGCAGTCATCTGTCGCTCGAAGGCGCGGCGCATGCGCATGTCCAGATCATCCAGGCGTTGCGCCTGCTGGCGCAGGCGCTCGCCGGGGTGGCGCAGGCGTCGGGTCAGCCCCTCAACGCGCAGGCGTTCGTGAGCCAGACGATTGTGCATGCGCAACACCAGGCGTCGCTGCAGGCTGTCGAGCCGCCGTTGCAGGTCGCCGGCATCCGGCGCCAGCAGCTCGGCGGCCGCAGAAGGTGTCGGTGCACGCACATCGGCCACGAAGTCACTGATGGAGACGTCGGTCTCATGACCCACGGCGCTGACAATGGGCGTCACGCACGCATCGACGGCGCGCGCCACGGCTTCCTCGTTGAAGCACCAGAGGTCCTCCAGCGAGCCGCCGCCACGGGCGAGGATGATCGCATCGAAGCCGCGTGCATCGGCCAGGCGCAGAGCGCGGACGATCTGTGCGGTGGCCTCGCGGCCCTGCACGGCGGTCGGGATCAGGGTCAGCTGGATCTGCGGGGCACGTCGACGGAACACGCTGATGATGTCGCGGATCACCGCGCCGGTCGGCGAACTGACGATACCGATGCGTTGCGGGTGCGCCGGCAGGGCCACCTTGCGTTCGCTGCTGAACAGACCTTCGGCGTCGAGCTTTACCTTGAGCGCGTCGAACGCCATGCGCAGCGCGCCGTCACCGGCAGGCTCCACGGTGTCGAGAATCAGCTGATAGTCGCCACGGCCTTCGAACAGCGAGACCTTGCCGCGCACTTTCACCGCTGCGCCATCCTTGAGCACCTGGCGCACACGTTGAGCGTTCTGCCGGAACAGGGCACAGCGCACCTGGGCGCCGCTGTCCTTGAGCGTGAAATAGACGTGGCCGGACGCCGGACGCGCCAGGTTGGAGATTTCACCTTCGACCCAGATATTGCTGAAGACATCTTCGAGCAACACACGGGCACGGCCATTGAGCTGGCTGACGGTGATGACCTCGCGATCGAGGTTCAGGCGGGCAAAGGGGTCTTTGATCATGTTCGGCATCATAGAGACATTCGTCTGCGGATGCACTGGGGCAGGGGGGGGTAGATCAGGCCTCTTCACACAATGGTGAAGAGGCTTGCAGGTGTTGAAAGAACGGCCTGGCGTCATGACTCGTCATTTACGCGTATCCACAGCCGGAACGTCGATATCCAGACCCAGCAGTTCGCGGCGGCGGTCATGAAGCCCCGCGAAGGTGGCCAGGGCGCTGTCGATGCCTGCATGGGCTCATCGATGTGACATTCAGGCCACTTGCTGCGCGGTGGCGCGCTCGGCTTCCAGCTCGCGGACAAGCGGCAGCACACGCTTGCCGAAGTACTCGACTTCCTCCTGGAAGTGCAGGAATGCGCTCAACACCAGATCCACACCCACTGCCTTGAGTGCAACGATGCGCTCGGCAATCTGCTCTGGCGTACCAACCAGATTGGTCTTGAAACCATCGTTATACTGCACCAAATCTTGGAAGCTGGACTTGGCCCAGTTGCCCTCGCCTTCGGGGCTGGCTTTACCGGCCTGTTTGGCGGCATCACCAAAGGCGTTGACGGCTTCCGGATCGGCCTGGTCGATGATTTCCTCGAGCACGGCGCGCGCTTCTTCTTCGGTGTCGCGGGCGATGATGAAGGCGTTCACGCCGATCTTGACCTTATGGTTGTTGGCTGCAGCCTTGGCGCGGATGTCATCCACCTGGGCCTTGATGCCTTCAACGGTGTTGCCGTTGGTGAAATACCAGTCGGACACCCGCGCGGCCATGTCCCGCGCAGCACGCGAACTGCCGCCCTGAAAAATTTCCGGGTGCTGCTGAATGGGTTTTGGTTTGAGCGTGTATTCATTGGTGCGGTAGAAGTCGCCGCGGAACGTGAAGTTGTCCTGGGTCCAGATGCCCTTGACGGTGCGGATGAACTCTTCCGAGCGACGATAGCGTTCGTCGTGCTCCAGCCAATGTTCACCAATGGCGGTGAACTCCCCTTTGAACCAGCCGGAGACGATGTTGATCGCCACGCGGCCGTTGGTGAGCTGGTCGATGGTTGCGATCTGTTTGGCCAGCAGCACCGGCGGCCATGGCCCTGGCAATACGGCGGCGATCACTTTCAATTTGGTCGTGGCGGCCAGCAGCGCGTGGCTGAACGCCACCGACTCGTGCTGGTATTCGGCGCTGTAACCGGCGGTGAAGCGAATTTGCGTCAAGCCGTATTCAAAGCCTGCCGCTTCAGCGATTTGCGCCAGTTTACGGTTGTAGTCGATGTCCCAGCTGGTGCGCTGCTGGATCTTGCTCACCA contains:
- the sfnG gene encoding dimethylsulfone monooxygenase SfnG → MSQDNIKFAYWVPNVSGGLVVSKIQQRTSWDIDYNRKLAQIAEAAGFEYGLTQIRFTAGYSAEYQHESVAFSHALLAATTKLKVIAAVLPGPWPPVLLAKQIATIDQLTNGRVAINIVSGWFKGEFTAIGEHWLEHDERYRRSEEFIRTVKGIWTQDNFTFRGDFYRTNEYTLKPKPIQQHPEIFQGGSSRAARDMAARVSDWYFTNGNTVEGIKAQVDDIRAKAAANNHKVKIGVNAFIIARDTEEEARAVLEEIIDQADPEAVNAFGDAAKQAGKASPEGEGNWAKSSFQDLVQYNDGFKTNLVGTPEQIAERIVALKAVGVDLVLSAFLHFQEEVEYFGKRVLPLVRELEAERATAQQVA